The proteins below are encoded in one region of Paenibacillus albus:
- a CDS encoding ImmA/IrrE family metallo-endopeptidase, with amino-acid sequence MSMEQIVCKLVRKHGTADPFKLAAHLKVNVQFLDLPDNCRGYYLRTLRRRFIAINRNLSDVWQRVVCAHELGHDQLHRGISRFFLDERSFFVAGRYETEANEFAVLLLLHNEQPDEGESIDTYFMRNHIPTELTRYYYQ; translated from the coding sequence ATGAGCATGGAACAGATTGTCTGCAAGCTTGTTCGTAAACATGGCACTGCCGACCCTTTCAAGCTGGCAGCTCATTTGAAAGTGAACGTTCAGTTTCTTGACCTGCCGGACAACTGCCGGGGCTACTATCTCCGCACACTGCGGCGGCGGTTTATTGCGATTAACCGGAACCTCTCCGATGTATGGCAGCGGGTTGTTTGTGCGCATGAGCTCGGACATGACCAGCTGCATCGAGGAATTAGCCGCTTCTTCCTAGACGAGCGTTCCTTCTTCGTCGCTGGCCGCTATGAGACAGAGGCGAATGAATTCGCGGTTCTGCTGCTGCTCCACAATGAACAGCCCGATGAAGGCGAGTCGATCGACACGTACTTTATGCGGAATCATATACCGACTGAGCTGACCCGTTATTATTACCAATAA
- a CDS encoding RNA polymerase sigma factor — protein sequence MNNLGDYELMLLIKCKQQKALSTLYDRYGALVYSFAFKALKDEQAARDIVQSVFIRLWTTESDYNPEKGRFTSWLLTVTRNITTDWLRKQRRQNAPLLALAPEELDRIPDSAAPSPEERAERESLKDQIRSAYQHLSSQQILLLEHFYWQGYSLSELAAAYNQPLGTVKNRLHQTLKILRRHMPAEEEGY from the coding sequence ATGAACAATCTTGGCGATTATGAATTAATGCTGCTCATCAAGTGCAAGCAGCAGAAGGCGCTGTCCACGCTGTACGATCGCTACGGAGCGCTCGTCTATTCCTTTGCGTTCAAGGCGCTCAAGGACGAACAAGCTGCAAGGGATATCGTGCAGTCCGTCTTCATCCGGCTGTGGACGACCGAATCGGACTACAACCCGGAGAAGGGACGGTTCACGAGCTGGCTGCTTACCGTCACCCGCAATATAACGACGGACTGGCTGCGCAAGCAGCGGCGGCAGAACGCTCCGCTCCTTGCTCTCGCGCCCGAGGAACTCGACCGCATTCCCGATTCTGCAGCGCCGTCACCGGAGGAGCGAGCGGAACGGGAGTCTCTCAAGGATCAAATACGCAGCGCTTATCAACACCTGTCGTCTCAGCAGATCCTGCTGCTTGAGCATTTCTATTGGCAAGGCTACAGCTTAAGTGAGCTAGCCGCCGCCTATAATCAGCCGCTTGGCACCGTCAAGAACCGATTGCATCAAACGTTAAAAATATTGCGCAGACATATGCCGGCAGAAGAGGAGGGATATTGA
- a CDS encoding cold-shock protein, translating to MQQGTVKWFNAEKGFGFIEVEGGNDVFVHFSAIVGEGFKTLDEGQRVEFNVVQGNRGPQAENVVKL from the coding sequence ATGCAACAAGGAACAGTTAAATGGTTTAACGCAGAGAAAGGTTTCGGCTTCATCGAAGTTGAAGGCGGCAACGATGTATTCGTACACTTCTCCGCAATCGTAGGCGAAGGCTTCAAGACTCTTGACGAAGGCCAACGCGTTGAGTTCAACGTTGTTCAAGGCAACCGTGGACCACAAGCAGAAAACGTTGTAAAACTGTAG
- a CDS encoding plastocyanin/azurin family copper-binding protein: protein MKRTRLGLFLLAFTLCLSLLLPVLSASAEEETNIATTDAEAAAKLGLLLGDGNGVTSDYLSKMSTRLQAAIISLRLQGKLQDALAYTGTDSFSDSSLVGSANKPVLAYLKAHAELGWNGTGSGKFDPLEMISAQQFYKVLLEVLGYKSGADYKYADTLAFAAGKGLKQIAGVSMLTNDDIATALIESLNSKSAGGATLFAKLQSGGVIAASAVQPDGTRIGLGKNAKLGTYLTDSAGRTLYYFTKDAANLESCQGQCLTAWPVFYADKLQIPSSLNPDDFGVYKRADGTEQTTYKGWPLYYFVKDMAAGDVNGEGVSGVWFVAKSDYAAMLGTSAALGNYLTDENGRTLYYFDKDTMNKSVCEGTCLANWPAYLADGGSTPTGVASSDFGTITRADGSKQTTYKGYPLYYFIKDAAHGDANGQAVNNVWFVVDPAKFTGTTAGAAAPAVKTYHIDIKDYSFGTGPLTVEAGSQIIFTNYDDMKHNAVAVDGSFKGPLLAKGESFTITLTKPGTYDYYCEPHKKFMTGQIIVK from the coding sequence ATGAAGAGAACGAGGCTTGGGCTTTTTTTGCTAGCTTTCACCTTATGCTTATCCTTACTTCTGCCTGTACTTAGCGCTTCCGCCGAGGAAGAGACGAACATTGCAACAACTGATGCCGAGGCAGCGGCAAAGCTCGGTCTGCTGCTCGGGGACGGCAATGGCGTAACGAGCGACTACTTGAGCAAAATGTCCACTCGACTCCAAGCCGCTATCATCTCTCTACGTCTTCAAGGCAAGCTGCAGGATGCACTGGCTTACACAGGTACGGATAGCTTCAGCGATTCCTCGCTTGTGGGCAGTGCGAACAAACCGGTGCTCGCATACTTGAAAGCGCATGCGGAACTTGGCTGGAACGGTACAGGCAGCGGCAAGTTCGATCCGCTTGAGATGATCAGCGCGCAGCAGTTCTATAAAGTGCTGCTCGAGGTGCTCGGTTATAAATCCGGTGCGGACTACAAGTATGCAGATACGCTTGCTTTTGCAGCGGGTAAAGGTCTGAAGCAAATCGCTGGCGTGTCGATGCTGACGAACGATGATATTGCGACAGCCCTCATTGAGTCGTTGAATTCGAAGTCTGCAGGCGGCGCTACGCTGTTCGCCAAGCTGCAATCCGGAGGTGTCATCGCAGCATCCGCTGTACAGCCTGATGGTACTCGCATCGGACTTGGCAAGAATGCGAAGCTCGGCACATACCTGACTGACAGCGCAGGACGCACGCTGTACTATTTCACCAAGGATGCTGCGAATCTGGAGTCATGCCAAGGTCAATGCTTGACCGCATGGCCCGTCTTCTATGCCGACAAGCTGCAAATCCCGTCCTCGCTGAATCCAGATGACTTCGGCGTGTACAAACGTGCTGACGGCACAGAGCAGACGACTTATAAAGGCTGGCCTTTGTACTATTTCGTGAAGGATATGGCTGCTGGCGACGTGAACGGTGAAGGAGTCAGCGGAGTGTGGTTCGTAGCCAAATCCGATTACGCTGCTATGCTAGGCACATCTGCTGCACTTGGCAATTATTTAACGGATGAGAATGGCCGTACTCTGTATTACTTTGACAAGGATACGATGAATAAAAGCGTATGCGAAGGAACCTGCTTGGCGAATTGGCCTGCTTACCTAGCCGACGGCGGCAGTACACCGACTGGTGTAGCGAGCTCCGACTTTGGGACGATTACACGCGCGGACGGCAGCAAGCAAACGACTTACAAAGGTTATCCACTCTACTATTTCATTAAGGATGCTGCGCATGGAGATGCGAACGGGCAAGCGGTTAACAACGTTTGGTTCGTGGTCGATCCAGCGAAGTTTACGGGTACAACGGCAGGCGCAGCAGCACCTGCAGTAAAGACGTACCACATTGATATTAAGGATTATTCCTTCGGCACTGGTCCGCTTACGGTCGAAGCAGGATCGCAGATTATTTTCACGAATTACGATGATATGAAGCACAATGCGGTTGCCGTTGATGGCAGCTTTAAAGGTCCTCTTCTGGCAAAGGGCGAGTCCTTTACGATTACGCTGACGAAGCCAGGTACGTACGATTACTACTGCGAGCCGCACAAGAAGTTTATGACCGGCCAAATTATTGTGAAATGA
- a CDS encoding ThiF family adenylyltransferase, whose product MLFPPIGVTGQQKIAAATVVVVGMGALGTVIANHMARAGVGKLRIIDRDYVERSNLQRQMLYDEGDVQQVRPKVVAAERKLARINSDIEIEPIVSHVTADNAEALIRGADLVLDGTDNFQTRLLLNDVCFKLGIPFIYGGAVSSHGMTAVFIPGQTSCLRCLLGSGDSGSGSSGGDTCDTVGVISPIIDIIASLQAVEALKFMVGAADAQRRGLLTLDIWQHQMMDMKLPPQQANCPTCRLKEYPSLHPQEAGHRSPVTLCGRETVQISGKQPLHLEQMAERLERSCSVTRNPYLLKAELPEGERLVLFADGRVLVQGTEDLARAQTLYDRYIGS is encoded by the coding sequence ATGCTGTTCCCGCCGATTGGCGTCACCGGGCAGCAGAAGATCGCTGCCGCCACGGTCGTTGTGGTCGGTATGGGCGCGCTTGGCACCGTGATCGCCAATCATATGGCGAGAGCTGGCGTTGGCAAGCTGCGCATCATCGATCGTGACTACGTCGAACGCAGTAATCTGCAGCGCCAGATGCTGTACGACGAAGGAGATGTGCAGCAGGTACGGCCGAAGGTCGTAGCCGCCGAGCGGAAGCTCGCGCGCATCAACAGCGACATCGAGATCGAGCCAATCGTCTCCCATGTGACGGCGGATAATGCAGAAGCGCTCATTAGAGGCGCTGATCTGGTGCTCGATGGCACGGATAACTTCCAGACGCGGCTGCTCCTGAACGATGTCTGCTTCAAGCTAGGCATCCCGTTCATCTATGGCGGCGCCGTCAGCTCCCACGGCATGACCGCGGTGTTCATTCCCGGTCAAACTTCATGCCTTCGCTGCCTCCTCGGTTCCGGCGATAGCGGCAGCGGCAGCAGCGGCGGTGACACCTGCGATACAGTCGGCGTCATCTCGCCGATTATCGACATCATTGCTTCTCTGCAAGCAGTCGAAGCGCTGAAATTCATGGTCGGCGCTGCCGATGCGCAGCGCCGAGGACTGCTAACGCTGGATATTTGGCAGCATCAGATGATGGACATGAAGCTGCCGCCGCAGCAGGCGAACTGCCCAACCTGCAGGTTGAAGGAGTATCCTTCCCTGCATCCTCAAGAAGCCGGCCACCGCAGCCCTGTTACATTGTGCGGGCGCGAAACGGTCCAAATCAGCGGCAAGCAGCCGCTTCATCTCGAGCAGATGGCTGAGCGGCTCGAGCGTTCCTGCTCCGTGACGCGCAATCCATACTTGCTGAAGGCGGAGCTGCCCGAAGGAGAGAGGCTTGTCCTGTTCGCGGATGGGCGTGTGCTCGTCCAAGGAACGGAGGACTTGGCGCGTGCCCAAACCTTGTATGACCGGTATATTGGGTCATAA
- a CDS encoding anti-sigma factor gives METREQQLPSACELCLEYVSDVCTAEEKEAFELHLPHCEACQQELQELRTVWEALPTDIHQIEPPPDLKQQVMDAAIAAQPADNGRSLHHSAARRSPFRFRKLTPALLTAAVAALVFMGAWNWQLQSKQQSAPLPVEQALNVSAAQITELVSLKAAGKLAGKSSGVACIVDNGQSKQFVVYLFGAGTTSGSEAYQVWLVKDGVRKSAGTFRVSPSDRGVGLLAMPIESAKLDFDSIGITLEPDDQGDQPRGTKVYGSTPA, from the coding sequence ATGGAGACAAGAGAACAGCAGCTGCCCTCAGCATGCGAGCTTTGCCTTGAGTATGTTTCGGACGTCTGCACCGCTGAGGAGAAAGAAGCCTTCGAACTTCATCTCCCCCACTGCGAAGCCTGCCAGCAGGAGCTTCAGGAACTGCGCACGGTATGGGAGGCGCTTCCCACGGATATTCATCAAATCGAACCACCGCCTGACTTGAAGCAGCAGGTCATGGACGCAGCCATTGCCGCTCAACCGGCAGACAACGGGCGATCCTTGCACCATTCGGCAGCAAGAAGAAGCCCCTTCCGATTCCGGAAGCTGACCCCCGCATTGCTGACTGCTGCCGTAGCCGCCCTTGTGTTTATGGGGGCTTGGAACTGGCAGCTGCAAAGCAAGCAGCAGAGCGCGCCACTCCCCGTTGAGCAGGCACTTAACGTATCGGCTGCTCAAATTACGGAGCTGGTGTCACTCAAAGCCGCGGGTAAGCTCGCAGGCAAATCCTCCGGCGTCGCCTGTATCGTTGACAACGGACAGAGCAAACAATTCGTCGTTTATCTCTTCGGCGCCGGAACGACAAGCGGCAGCGAAGCTTATCAAGTGTGGCTCGTGAAGGACGGCGTCCGTAAGAGCGCCGGCACGTTCCGCGTCAGCCCGTCTGACCGCGGAGTCGGATTGCTGGCAATGCCGATCGAGTCGGCGAAGCTGGATTTTGACAGCATCGGCATTACGCTGGAGCCCGATGATCAGGGCGATCAGCCGCGAGGGACGAAGGTGTACGGATCTACACCCGCATAG
- a CDS encoding GNAT family N-acetyltransferase: MIHIRRYSPTDHDEIWQLHLLVISAAGVEPTHQHYHDIFHIDEQYLSGGGDFIVGTNTDGIVVAMGGLKKLDEETAEIKRLRVHPEYQQNGFGQRMLTKLEERAKELGFRHIYLDALTNQLGAKKLFLGNGYTHRGASVIDGFWINVYEKSLI, from the coding sequence TTGATCCACATTAGACGTTATTCCCCAACTGACCACGACGAGATTTGGCAGCTTCATCTGCTTGTCATATCTGCAGCAGGTGTGGAGCCGACGCACCAGCATTACCATGATATTTTTCATATTGATGAGCAATATCTGAGCGGCGGCGGAGACTTCATTGTCGGTACAAATACCGATGGGATCGTTGTCGCAATGGGCGGGCTGAAGAAGCTGGATGAGGAGACGGCGGAGATCAAACGGCTGCGCGTCCACCCCGAATACCAGCAGAACGGCTTCGGTCAACGTATGCTAACGAAGCTTGAAGAGCGGGCGAAGGAGCTGGGCTTCCGCCATATCTATCTCGATGCCCTAACGAACCAGCTCGGCGCGAAGAAGCTCTTTCTAGGCAATGGTTACACACACCGGGGTGCCAGCGTCATTGATGGCTTTTGGATTAACGTTTACGAGAAGTCGTTGATATAA
- a CDS encoding phage holin family protein, protein MLFLTALGGWDKALQVLLVIIIAEYITGLLRALKHGKVNADVLGWSVVRKVLILFVIGLASMLDGWNEHGTPIFRMAAIYFYCGREGLSLIEHLGANGIPLPRAMKEFLEQLSEQRDEKRSRKRRL, encoded by the coding sequence ATGCTTTTTCTTACCGCTCTTGGAGGATGGGATAAAGCACTGCAAGTGCTGCTCGTGATCATTATTGCAGAGTATATAACCGGGTTGCTGCGCGCGCTTAAGCACGGAAAGGTTAATGCAGATGTGCTCGGTTGGAGCGTTGTCCGCAAAGTGCTTATCCTCTTTGTAATTGGACTTGCTTCCATGCTGGATGGTTGGAATGAGCACGGAACGCCGATTTTTCGTATGGCAGCTATTTATTTCTATTGCGGGCGTGAAGGGCTGTCTCTCATCGAGCATTTAGGCGCCAATGGCATTCCGCTTCCAAGGGCGATGAAGGAATTTCTGGAGCAGCTTAGCGAACAAAGGGATGAGAAGCGAAGCCGTAAGAGAAGGTTGTAA
- a CDS encoding helix-turn-helix domain-containing protein, producing the protein MDRLKQRRRAMNYTQEQLAELVNAKKTTISNYETGYSTPNNEMLSDLADVLQTTVDYLLGRSENPASLDAAGGSSAVIPDFATRKDVKDFKTFLNQQEVMFDGVPLTAEEKARVLGYMEGMFWDAKKMNKRSKPSSEG; encoded by the coding sequence ATGGATCGTTTAAAGCAGCGGCGTAGAGCGATGAATTATACACAAGAGCAATTAGCGGAGCTTGTAAATGCGAAGAAGACGACGATATCCAACTACGAGACGGGCTACAGCACGCCAAACAATGAGATGCTGAGCGACCTCGCGGACGTGCTGCAAACAACTGTCGACTATCTGCTTGGACGGTCCGAGAATCCGGCTTCGCTCGATGCCGCAGGCGGCAGCTCTGCTGTAATTCCTGATTTTGCAACGCGGAAGGACGTCAAGGATTTCAAAACCTTTTTGAATCAGCAGGAGGTTATGTTTGATGGCGTACCGCTGACTGCGGAGGAGAAAGCGAGAGTGCTTGGTTATATGGAGGGCATGTTCTGGGATGCCAAGAAAATGAATAAGCGGAGCAAGCCGAGCTCGGAAGGCTGA
- a CDS encoding metallophosphoesterase family protein — translation MKVVVVSDTHMTRMAKKLPDRLIEELKSADAILHAGDWMTLSVLEMLEQYAQTEGVAGNNDGSEIVAKLGWRKLLEIEGMRIGIVHGHKGTGGRSDTELNAYRAFEKDRVDVVVFGHSHIPVKREREGVLMFNPGSPTDKRRQVQYSFGILTIEGGKLKSAEHIYYDSKN, via the coding sequence ATGAAAGTAGTCGTTGTATCGGATACCCATATGACACGGATGGCGAAGAAGCTGCCGGATCGGTTAATTGAAGAGTTGAAAAGTGCGGACGCCATCCTGCACGCGGGGGATTGGATGACGCTGTCGGTGCTCGAAATGCTGGAGCAATATGCGCAGACCGAAGGCGTGGCGGGTAATAATGACGGCAGTGAAATTGTTGCGAAGCTGGGCTGGCGCAAGCTGCTGGAGATCGAAGGCATGCGAATCGGAATTGTTCACGGACATAAAGGCACGGGCGGTCGATCGGATACGGAGCTGAATGCATACCGGGCTTTTGAGAAGGATCGGGTGGATGTGGTGGTATTCGGTCATTCGCATATACCGGTGAAGCGTGAGCGGGAGGGGGTACTCATGTTTAATCCGGGATCGCCGACGGACAAGAGAAGGCAGGTGCAGTATTCCTTCGGTATTCTGACGATTGAGGGCGGCAAGTTGAAGTCGGCGGAGCATATCTACTACGATAGTAAGAATTGA
- a CDS encoding plastocyanin/azurin family copper-binding protein, giving the protein MTRNGMNRRPVTLRKGYFLLCLLLVVVLSLSACGKNNSAADNKPGGDTTVAASDNSTAAADDGTSASNAGSGGSDDSKSNGAAGDVSGDDSKSDNKSGNTKAEAGDDKGGGTKAVAGDDKGGSTKTEAGDDKGGGTKAEAGDDKGGGTKAEAGDDKGGGTKAEAGDDKGGGTKAEAGDDKGGGTKAEAGDDKGGGTKAVAGDDKGGGTKAEAGDDKGGKAPAKDATKPVVKPAAGSKDAKQQSKQYVVEIKEFAFTPDTLTIHPGDTVKFINRDDVKHTATSDDGIFDTDLLGKDESKVITFNDEGTFAYHCAPHPGMQATITVAK; this is encoded by the coding sequence ATGACTCGGAACGGGATGAACAGGAGACCGGTTACTCTTCGAAAAGGTTACTTCCTCCTCTGTCTGCTGCTCGTTGTTGTGCTAAGTCTTAGTGCATGCGGCAAAAACAATTCGGCGGCGGACAATAAGCCTGGAGGGGATACGACTGTCGCGGCTAGCGACAATTCAACCGCTGCGGCAGACGATGGAACGTCAGCGAGCAATGCAGGAAGCGGCGGCTCAGACGATTCGAAGAGTAATGGAGCAGCCGGCGATGTGAGCGGAGACGACTCGAAGAGTGATAACAAAAGCGGCAACACGAAGGCCGAAGCCGGAGACGACAAAGGCGGTGGCACGAAGGCCGTAGCTGGCGACGACAAAGGCGGCAGCACGAAGACCGAAGCTGGTGACGACAAAGGCGGCGGCACGAAAGCTGAAGCTGGCGACGACAAAGGCGGCGGCACGAAGGCTGAAGCCGGAGACGACAAAGGCGGCGGCACGAAGGCTGAAGCTGGCGACGACAAAGGCGGCGGTACGAAGGCCGAAGCCGGAGACGACAAAGGCGGCGGTACGAAAGCTGAAGCTGGCGACGACAAAGGCGGCGGCACGAAGGCCGTAGCTGGCGACGACAAAGGCGGCGGTACGAAGGCTGAAGCTGGCGACGACAAAGGCGGCAAAGCTCCGGCGAAGGATGCGACGAAGCCCGTCGTTAAGCCGGCGGCAGGCAGCAAGGATGCGAAGCAGCAAAGCAAGCAGTATGTGGTGGAGATCAAGGAGTTTGCCTTTACGCCGGATACGCTGACGATTCACCCGGGCGATACGGTTAAGTTCATTAACCGGGACGATGTGAAGCATACGGCGACGTCTGACGACGGCATCTTCGACACCGACTTACTCGGCAAGGACGAAAGCAAGGTAATTACCTTCAACGACGAAGGCACCTTCGCTTATCACTGCGCGCCGCATCCTGGCATGCAGGCGACGATCACGGTCGCAAAATAA
- a CDS encoding ATP-dependent DNA helicase, translating into MSKKVQLSVRSLVEYAYLSGDIESGFRTSTSLTEGTKVHQRIQKQYGEQDAKEVYVSAEIERGGLLFVIDGRCDGLLAPDAEGGLLTVDEIKSTSGSLPELPEHTYPVHWAQAKCYAYIIAQERELGEITVQLTYVQVDSEEERRFQQTLTASELEQFVHEMVDCYYARAAQQVSHQEKRDLSIKELGFPFPAYREGQRKLAGAVYQSIASKHKLFAKAPTGIGKTISTIFPAVKAIGEGVLQRVVYLTAKTITRTSAEEAFALLEARGLHLQVVTLTAKEKICFQEEVRCSKEHCPYADGYYDRINEALLDLRTNETRITREVIETYARKHTVCPFEFALDAAYGADAMICDYNYVFDPRVNLKRMFEEQKRRTAVLIDEAHNLVDRAREMYSSTLDKADFLEMRRAYKGKPSLYATAVYEAAKAVNDYFIALRKSIGEKQQEVTRELPEPLVGLIEKFIAEAERELLGSSSGGANPQLLELYFRCQSFVRIAKLYDERYVTYTECQRSDVHLKLFCLDPSHLLRTMSKGYRSMVFFSATLTPLHYYMDMLGGDLEADYSVVVPSPFSSEQLEVSISPLSTRYQDRERTMDRVVEQIGWMAGRRQGNYLVFFPSYAYMNEAVERFLIANQGEIEAGRMRANVQAARMSEEEREQFLAAFQADAQGTLIGFAVMGGIFSEGIDLAGDRLIGVAVVGVGLPQVGLERDIMKSYFDENGRNGFEYAFLFPGMNKVLQAGGRLIRSEEDRGCLLLIDDRYLQPQYNRLLPQEWLDYRVLRT; encoded by the coding sequence ATGTCCAAAAAAGTGCAGCTGTCGGTGCGATCGCTCGTGGAGTATGCGTATTTAAGCGGGGATATTGAGTCGGGGTTTCGGACCTCAACCTCGCTGACTGAAGGGACGAAGGTGCATCAGCGCATTCAGAAGCAGTACGGCGAGCAGGATGCGAAGGAAGTGTACGTAAGTGCGGAGATCGAGCGGGGCGGTCTCCTCTTCGTCATTGATGGGCGCTGTGATGGGCTTCTTGCTCCTGATGCAGAGGGAGGCCTTCTCACCGTTGACGAAATCAAATCCACGTCCGGCAGCCTGCCGGAACTCCCCGAGCACACTTATCCTGTCCACTGGGCGCAAGCCAAATGCTATGCCTACATCATCGCGCAAGAACGCGAGCTTGGGGAAATAACGGTGCAGCTGACGTATGTGCAGGTGGACTCCGAGGAGGAGCGGCGCTTTCAGCAGACATTAACTGCATCTGAGCTAGAGCAGTTCGTACACGAAATGGTCGACTGCTACTATGCGCGCGCGGCACAGCAGGTGAGCCATCAGGAGAAGCGTGATCTCAGCATCAAGGAGCTGGGGTTTCCTTTTCCGGCCTATCGGGAGGGGCAGCGCAAGCTGGCAGGTGCGGTCTATCAGTCGATCGCAAGCAAGCACAAGCTGTTTGCGAAGGCACCGACAGGTATCGGGAAGACAATATCGACGATTTTCCCGGCGGTCAAAGCAATCGGGGAGGGCGTGCTGCAGCGCGTTGTCTATTTGACGGCAAAGACGATTACGCGAACGTCGGCTGAGGAAGCTTTTGCGCTGCTGGAGGCGAGAGGGCTGCATTTGCAAGTCGTCACACTGACCGCGAAGGAGAAGATCTGCTTTCAAGAGGAGGTTCGCTGCTCCAAGGAGCACTGCCCTTACGCGGACGGCTACTACGACCGGATTAACGAAGCGCTGCTCGACCTGCGCACGAACGAAACGCGGATTACCCGTGAAGTGATCGAGACGTACGCACGCAAGCATACCGTTTGCCCGTTTGAATTTGCGCTCGATGCGGCTTACGGGGCCGACGCGATGATATGCGACTACAATTACGTCTTCGACCCGCGCGTCAACTTGAAGCGTATGTTCGAGGAACAGAAGCGGCGCACCGCCGTGCTCATTGATGAGGCACATAATCTTGTCGACCGGGCACGGGAGATGTATTCGAGCACGCTTGATAAAGCGGATTTCCTTGAAATGCGGCGAGCCTATAAAGGCAAGCCCAGCCTCTATGCAACTGCCGTTTACGAGGCTGCGAAAGCTGTGAATGATTACTTCATCGCGCTGCGCAAGTCAATCGGAGAGAAGCAGCAGGAGGTGACCAGAGAGCTGCCCGAGCCGCTGGTCGGTCTCATTGAGAAGTTTATTGCAGAGGCGGAGCGTGAATTGCTCGGTTCGAGCAGTGGAGGGGCGAACCCGCAGCTGCTGGAATTGTATTTTCGCTGTCAGAGCTTCGTCCGCATCGCCAAGCTGTACGACGAGCGGTATGTCACGTACACGGAATGCCAGCGGAGCGACGTGCATCTGAAGCTCTTCTGCTTGGATCCGTCGCATCTGCTGCGGACAATGAGCAAGGGTTACAGGTCGATGGTGTTCTTCTCGGCGACGCTTACGCCGCTCCATTATTACATGGATATGCTCGGCGGCGACTTGGAAGCAGATTATTCGGTCGTGGTGCCGTCCCCGTTCTCATCGGAGCAGCTTGAGGTGAGCATTAGTCCGCTGTCGACGCGTTATCAGGATCGGGAACGGACAATGGATCGGGTTGTGGAGCAGATCGGTTGGATGGCGGGGCGGCGGCAGGGCAACTATCTCGTGTTTTTCCCTTCGTATGCGTACATGAATGAGGCGGTGGAGCGGTTCCTAATAGCCAATCAAGGTGAAATAGAAGCCGGGCGAATGAGAGCAAACGTGCAAGCGGCGCGGATGTCGGAGGAGGAGCGGGAGCAGTTTTTGGCTGCTTTTCAGGCGGATGCGCAAGGAACGCTAATAGGGTTCGCCGTCATGGGCGGCATTTTCTCGGAGGGGATCGACCTCGCCGGAGACCGTTTGATCGGCGTTGCTGTCGTCGGTGTCGGACTGCCGCAGGTGGGCCTCGAGCGCGATATTATGAAGTCGTACTTCGATGAGAATGGGCGAAATGGCTTCGAATATGCCTTCCTGTTCCCCGGCATGAATAAGGTGCTGCAGGCGGGCGGCCGTCTCATCCGCTCAGAAGAGGACCGCGGATGCTTGCTGCTGATTGACGATCGCTACCTGCAGCCCCAGTATAATCGATTGCTGCCGCAGGAATGGCTGGACTACCGTGTGCTGCGGACTTAA